DNA sequence from the Pseudophryne corroboree isolate aPseCor3 chromosome 6, aPseCor3.hap2, whole genome shotgun sequence genome:
TCCAACAAGTCTTGGTGGTCTCCATTCTTTGGACTGCCGGTCAGAGGGCTCCCCTCTGATTTCTCAGAAGCTAGCTGTCCGTTGTTGTCAGACTTTCTCTTTCTCTTCCTGCGGAAGTTTCCATTGTCAAACATCTTCTCACAGTTCGGATCCAATGTCCAGTAATTTCCTTTACCTAATGGAACAAAATATCCTATTAGTATTCACATTTACTGCAGGCACAAGATCATCGAAGTCATGTGCGGCTACAGAGGTCTAATTCGCTAGCATAATTTTCAGTCAAAAACACTTTGCTGAGGTTCATTTGCCATTTTACTAATTTTAAGGGAGTTGTGTCAcgagttggagagagataaagtggagaagacgCCCTAATCAACCAATAAACTTCAATCAGTTCAAagactgtgccagataaatgacagaagcggattggctagtttgggcaacttctctacctctctccaaggcttgatacatctccccctttacatGATATAGCATAGGTCACATGAAATACAGCTTAACACATATCAACAAAAGTATGAGAGAAAGATGAGAAGACTGCAAAAATTCAGAGTACCAAACTAAAGTATGCTCAAGACATTTCATTTGTCAGTTCCAAAGCACACTATACCTGTACATCAATCAGTACATTATGGATGGTTCCTCATACTTTCTATTCCTGTTTAAATTCCTGTGAGTTTTTGAACCACATACTGTAAGTCAGTTTAAGTCTACATTTCGCTAAATGACATTTGAGCAGCCAGTAACTTCCTGTCATATTACCTGAGACATTTCATATTAACTAAGAAAGAAAACAACTTTTCACTAACTTCTTTTActacattatgtgtaaaaataaaaataaaaaaaagtaagacATTTACCTGGATCATCTTCATCCCTGGGCACTTTTTTGAAGCAATCGTTGAGAGACAAATTATGTCGGATTGAGTTTTGCCACCCAGCCTTGCTCTTGTTATAGAAAGGAAAGTTCTCAGCCACATATTGGTAGATCTGGCTAAGTGTTAGCCTCTTGTCATGAGCACCATGTATTGCCATGGCTATTAGTGCAGAATAGGAGTAAGGAGGTCTCACCAGCTTCATCAGTTCTTCTTGGGAAGGGATTGGAAGCCAACCTAACTCAGATCCTCCCAAGCCATGCATGTTGGGCAAGAGCTGTCTCTGCATCCCATATGACTGAGGCATGAAGTGGCTGGTGTTGGACCCTGGCAGGTATGGAGGTGGTGTCATGGAAGGTCCATTCAGCCAAATATAAGGATTAGAAGCAGTGCTGTAATCTCCTGTTTCAAAGTTTGAAGGTCGTTGAGGACTAGGCATGGTCTGTGGGTGGAAGATGCTATCACAGTAGATATTCATCTCTGGAGGTTCTTGTCCAATATTTGGAAACTGTGGCCCACAGCGTGTTGGAGAGTGTGTCTGTGGATCAAATGCACTCATAATGTAAAGCTAGTAGGCTACAGAGCCTAATGCACCTGTGCTTGCTACTGTCTTGAAACAGGTGTATTAACTGTGCCCTTCCTCACCACTACTTATACACCTGTCAGTAGCTAGATTTCTGGGTTTGCTCCGCCCAGCTCTCACTGACTGGCTGGAGATGAAGTGATATCCCTTTTTAGAATGCTGGCAGCCTATAAGCCCATTTAAAATTTATGAGTATTTATCTTTTAAATGAATGGAATTTTTTATCTAGTtctttctacaaaaaaaaaaaacctaataaaaaaaCCTACAATATTACAGTAAATCTACTACAAATAAAGCCCTTACATTAAAATATGGTGTTTTACAGACTGATTCCAGTACAAAGAAATGGACAAAAATGCATTAAAACCTTCTGAACACAGTAAAACTTTATAGAAGATACAAAAGTGGATTATTGCAAAGCATATGGGACAAAGGGTTTTTATTTTAACAGAAAGTCTGTTCTGGATTTGATACATCATATGCACACCTGCAAACGCTA
Encoded proteins:
- the FOXI1 gene encoding forkhead box protein I1 gives rise to the protein MSAFDPQTHSPTRCGPQFPNIGQEPPEMNIYCDSIFHPQTMPSPQRPSNFETGDYSTASNPYIWLNGPSMTPPPYLPGSNTSHFMPQSYGMQRQLLPNMHGLGGSELGWLPIPSQEELMKLVRPPYSYSALIAMAIHGAHDKRLTLSQIYQYVAENFPFYNKSKAGWQNSIRHNLSLNDCFKKVPRDEDDPGKGNYWTLDPNCEKMFDNGNFRRKRKRKSDNNGQLASEKSEGSPLTGSPKNGDHQDLLESSSPGTDDSSEKRLSPPAIAPCLNNFLSNMSSYVSSANSVSRSVPLGLNNETSDKMGQNMTSFNSYSPLSNISSHGGTEWSTTMPANPFGYSSSVLNQFNSHFYNSISANSTLYSREGTEV